GGCCGGCCGGGTCCTTCGAATCGCGTACGCCGACCGCTCGGGTAACCGTCGCGACCTCCACGCAGTTGGCGTTGGAGCCGCTGCGGGTGGACTTGCGCCAGGTCGCGCCGGACAGCTCAGGGGTGGTCATCCTCGGCTCACTCTCGCTCGTGCTCCGCCGCGTACCGCGCGATGAGCGCCATCGAATCGACGTGACTCAAGGCCACATCGGTCAGCCTATCCGCCTCCCGCCGGAAGTGCGCCACCTGCGCGGCCTC
The genomic region above belongs to Micromonospora sp. WMMD1128 and contains:
- a CDS encoding DUF397 domain-containing protein, with the translated sequence MTTPELSGATWRKSTRSGSNANCVEVATVTRAVGVRDSKDPAGPVLAFDRMAWAAFVAGPPNRS